One genomic region from Halomicrobium zhouii encodes:
- a CDS encoding DUF7109 family protein: MEVTADELAGVVDVFGTLTRSELSEALSELAFKRADELERPDDAIDDAVASYHLVGYDHPESGDGGDAERLLVPGPTAFPEIPEGGADLPHIMDVPERDVDREALTAAVADRFREESVVAIRSDNPEFIDRLLDVSYELEVWGDVDVSGARDQLVEAQEE, translated from the coding sequence ATGGAGGTCACGGCGGACGAACTCGCGGGGGTCGTCGACGTCTTCGGCACGTTGACGCGGTCCGAGCTATCTGAGGCGCTGTCGGAACTGGCGTTCAAGCGCGCCGACGAACTGGAGCGTCCGGACGACGCCATCGACGACGCCGTCGCCTCGTACCACCTCGTCGGGTACGACCACCCCGAGAGCGGTGACGGCGGCGACGCCGAGCGACTGCTCGTCCCGGGTCCGACGGCGTTCCCGGAGATTCCCGAGGGCGGTGCGGACCTGCCCCACATCATGGACGTCCCCGAGCGCGACGTCGACCGCGAGGCCCTGACCGCCGCCGTCGCCGACCGCTTCCGGGAGGAGAGCGTCGTCGCGATTCGTAGCGACAATCCCGAGTTTATCGACCGCCTGCTCGACGTGAGCTACGAACTGGAGGTGTGGGGTGACGTGGACGTCTCCGGTGCTCGTGATCAGCTGGTCGAGGCGCAAGAGGAGTAG